A section of the Apodemus sylvaticus chromosome 10, mApoSyl1.1, whole genome shotgun sequence genome encodes:
- the LOC127694025 gene encoding ankyrin repeat domain-containing protein 40, with amino-acid sequence MSALLEQKEQQERLREAAALGDIREVQKLVESGVDVNSQNEVNGWTCLHWACKRNHGQVVSYLLQSGADRDILTTKGEMPVQLTSRREIRKIMGVEEADDDDEIPQLKKESELPFVPNYLANPAFPFIYTPAAEDSTQLQNGGPSPPPVSPPAEGSPPLLPPTEPPLLGAFPRDHSSLALVQNGDISAPSAILRTPESTKPGPVCQPPVSQNRSLFSVPSKPPVSLEPQNGTYAGPAPAFQPFFFTGAFPFNMQELVLKVRIQNPSLRENDFIEIELDRQELTYQELLRVSCCELGVNPDQVEKIRKLPNTLLRKDKDVARLQDFQELELVLMISENNFLFRNAASTLTERPCYNRRASKLTY; translated from the exons ATGAGCGCCCTCCtagagcagaaggagcagcagGAGAGGCTGCGGGAGGCAGCGGCCTTGGGGGACATTCGGGAGGTGCAGAAACTGGTGGAGAGCGGGGTGGATGTGAACTCCCAAAATGAGGTCAACGGCTG GACCTGTTTGCACTGGGCATGTAAACGCAACCATGGACAGGTGGTGTCCTACCTGCTACAATCAGGAGCTGACAGAGACATTCTTACAACCAAAGGAGAAATGCCGGTACAATTAACATCAAGGAGAGAAATCAGGAAGATTATGGGAG tGGAAGAAgccgatgatgatgatgaaatccctcagctGAAGAAGGAGTCAGAACTGCCCTTTGTTCCCAACTATCTGGCCAACCCAGCCTTCCCTTTTATCTATACCCCTGCAGCAGAAGACTCTACCCAGTTGCAGAATGGgggcccctccccacctccagtgTCACCCCCTGCAGAGGGCTCACCTCCATTGCTTCCCCCCACAGAACCCCCTCTGCTAGGGGCCTTTCCTAGGGACCACAGCTCGTTGGCACTGGTCCAGAATGGTGACATTTCTGCCCCCTCTGCCATACTGAGAACACCAGAAAGCACAAAACCTGGTCCTGTCTGCCAGCCACCAGTGAGTCAGAACCGCTCCCTGTTCTCTGTCCCATCCAAGCCACCGGTGTCTCTGGAGCCTCAGAACGGGACGTATGCAGGGCCAGCGCCAGCATTCCAGCCATTCTTCTTCACCGGAGCATTTCCATTTAATATGCAAG AGCTGGTACTTAAGGTGAGGATTCAGAACCCATCTCTTCgagaaaatgatttcattgaAATTGAACTGGATCGACAGGAACTCACCTACCAAGAACTGCTCAGAGTGAGTTGCTGTGAGCTGGGTGTTAATCCAGACCAAGTGGAAAAGATAAGAAAGTTACCCAATACTCTGTTAAGAAAG GACAAAGATGTTGCCCGACTCCAGGACTTCCAGGAGCTAGAACTGGTTCTGATGATAAGCGAgaataattttctgtttagaaACGCTGCATCCACACTGACTGAGAGGCCTTGCTACAACCGGAGAGCTTCAAAACTGACATACTAA